A stretch of Deltaproteobacteria bacterium DNA encodes these proteins:
- a CDS encoding peroxidase, whose translation MVEAVLRDYRTAPIGDREKALFAFLEKMIRESNRLRKEDVEEVKAAGWDDAALYDAITVCSLFHFYNKWIDATGVSDMDPAAYEASGARLASLGYVPPG comes from the coding sequence CTGGTCGAAGCGGTGCTGCGGGATTACCGCACGGCGCCGATCGGCGATCGGGAGAAAGCGCTGTTCGCCTTCCTCGAGAAGATGATCCGGGAGTCGAATCGACTTCGGAAGGAGGACGTGGAGGAGGTGAAGGCCGCTGGCTGGGACGACGCGGCGCTGTACGACGCCATCACCGTGTGCTCGCTTTTCCATTTCTACAACAAATGGATCGACGCCACGGGGGTGAGCGACATGGACCCCGCCGCCTACGAGGCGTCCGGGGCGCGGCTTGCGAGCCTCGGCTACGTCCCTCCCGGTTGA